A single window of Electrophorus electricus isolate fEleEle1 chromosome 16, fEleEle1.pri, whole genome shotgun sequence DNA harbors:
- the eif5b gene encoding eukaryotic translation initiation factor 5B — protein MGKKQKSKGDDGAKDDGIDIDALAAEIEGAGAAKDQSKGKKKKKGGRKDDFDEDDILKELEELSLEAHGGKQKEPAKNSDSVEDAEAEPALTKAEKKKAKKGKRAVAEDDEGEEDQGKDDVEDQSRAKGKKVEPAPAAVPAASDSDDEGSRVGRKAKGGKKGGRRSASDSEGDDDEDGGTKKGEGGGGDDEPSDDDLPAGHRQRQKKKSGAKARADSDGEEAADDDDDDAGTFKMKTAAQKKAEKKERERKKKEEERAKMRAKKEKAEEGTAKKEAPKAAAPPAEPGKAEVAATEEQEAGDAQGDEEADRDKKKKEKKKKEEKEKKKGEKEEKEKKKGEKEEKEKKKGPGKAAVKAMQEALARMREEEERAKREEEERERRLAELEAQRLEQERLEAERKEKKKQKDKERKERLKKEGKLLTKAQKEARARAEATLRALQAQGVEVPSKDSMPKKKPVYSDKRKRKPTTQTPEDTSEVTSPTPEVAEPITAELEVDTHREESVVEPKPETADLDDWEAMASDEDREVKKVHIEVKALQTVHKPSAPAAQQNGSEEDEEDEEDEEDEEDEEDEEDEDEDDEEENEEEEKEGQTTKTTSGRDASSESSSESDSDDERSKEERLYEKAKRRIEKRRRENLKNINVDKLRAPVVCVLGHVDTGKTKILDKLRHTHVQDGEAGGITQQIGATNVPLETVIEQTKMVKNFDRENIKIPGMLIIDTPGHESFSNLRNRGSSLCDIAVLVVDIMHGLEPQTLESINLLKEKKCPFIVALNKIDRLYDWKRSPDTDVVATLKKQKKNTKDEFDERAKAVIVEFAQQGLNAALFYENKDPRTFVSLVPTSAHSGDGMGNLIALLVDLTQTMLARRLAHCDELRAQVMEVKALPGMGTTIDVILINGCLREGETIIVPGVEGPIVTQIRGLLLPPPLKELRVKNQYEKHKEVCTSQGVKILGKDLEKTLAGLPLLVAHKEDEIPVLKDELVRELKQTLNAVKLEEKGVYVQASTLGSLEALLEFLRTSKVPYAGINIGPVHKKDVMKASTMLEHDPQYAVILAFDVKVERDSQEMADSLGVRIFNAEIIYHLFDAFTKYREDYKKQKQDEFKHIAVFPCKLRILPQFIFNSRDPIVMGVSVEAGVLKTGTPLCVPSKMFVDIGIVTSIEVNHKSVDTAKKGQEICVKIEPIPGESPKMYGRHFEATDIIVSKITRQSIDALKNWFRDEMQKSDWQLIVELKTTFEII, from the exons AtgggaaagaaacagaaaagtaaagGAGATGATGG TGCCAAAGACGACGGCATCGACATCGACGCCTTGGCCGCCGAAATCGAGGGTGCCGGCGCAGCCAAGGACCAGAGCaagggcaagaagaagaagaaaggcgGGAGGAAAGACGACTTTGA TGAGGATGACATCCTGAAAGAACTGGAGGAATTATCACTAGAGGCTCATGgtggaaaacagaaagaaccAGCCAAG AATTCAGACTCTGTAGAGGACGCGGAGGCCGAACCGGCTCTGACGAAAGCTGAGAAGAAGAAGGCGAAGAAAGGTAAACGGGCCGTGGCTGAGGATGACGAGGGTGAGGAGGATCAGGGTAAGGACGACGTGGAGGACCAGAGCCGGGCGAAGGGCAAGAAGGTGGAGCCGGCTCCCGCTGCTGTTCCTGCTGCTTCGGACTCTGACGACGAGGGATCGCGCGTCGGCCGGAAAGCCAAGGGCGGCAAGAAGGGCGGGAGGCGGAGCGCCTCGGACTCGGAGGGCGACGACGATGAGGATGGAGGTACGAAGAAGGGCGAGGGGGGAGGCGGGGACGACGAGCCGTCGGACGACGACCTCCCGGCCGGCCACAGGCAGCGGCAGAAAAAGAAGAGCGGGGCGAAGGCGCGGGCCGACAGCGACGGCGAGGAGGCTGcggacgacgacgacgacgacgccGGCACCTTCAAGATGAAGACGGCGGCGCAGAAGAAGGCGGAGAAGAAGGAGCGcgagaggaagaagaaggaagaGGAGCGGGCCAAGATGAGGGCCAAGAAGGAGAAAGCCGAGGAGGGGACGGCCAAGAAAGAGGCGCCCAAGGCCGCAGCGCCGCCCGCCGAGCCCGGGAAGGCAGAGGTGGCCGCGACCGAAGAGCAGGAGGCGGGTGACGCCCAAGGAGATG AAGAGGCCGACAGagacaagaagaagaaggagaagaagaagaaggaggagaaggagaagaagaaaggcgagaaggaggagaaggagaagaagaaaggcgagaaggaggagaaggagaagaagaaagggcCGGGCAAAGCGGCGGTGAAGGCCATGCAGGAGGCCCTGGCTCGCATgcgtgaggaagaggagcgtgCCAAGCGCGAAGAAGAGGAGCGGGAGCGACGCCTGGCTGAGCTGGAGGCGCAGAGGCTGGAGCAG GAACGGCTGGAGGCTGAGcggaaggagaagaagaagcagaaggaCAAGGAGAGGAAGGAGCGACTGAAGAAGGAGGGCAAGCTGCTCACCAAGGCCCAGAAGGAGGCGCGGGCCAGAGCAGAGGCCACGCTCCGAGCCCTGCAGGCTCAAG gTGTTGAAGTGCCATCCAAAGACTCCATGCCAAAGAAGAAGCCCGTTTACTCGGACAAGAGAAAAAGGAAGCCGACAACCCAAACTCCGGAGG ACACCTCAGAAGTGACATCACCCACACCCGAGGTAGCGGAACCAATCACAGCGGAGCTGGAAGTGGACACGCACAGGGAGGAGTCAG TGGTGGAGCCAAAACCCGAGACTGCAGATCTAGATGACTGGGAGGCCATGGCCAGCGATGAGGACCGGG AGGTGAAGAAGGTCCACATCGAGGTGAAGGCCTTGCAGACAGTCCACAAACCCTCCGCCCCTGCCGCGCAGCAGAACGGCAgcgaggaggacgaggaggacgaggaggatgaggaggacgaggaggatgaggaggacgaggaggacgaggacgaggacgacGAGGAGGAgaacgaggaagaggagaaggagggcCAGACGACCAAGACAACGAGTGGGAGGGACGCAAGCTCAGAGTCGAGCAGCGAGAGTGACTCGGATGACGAGCGCAGCAAGGAGGAGAGGCTTTATGAAAAGGCCAAGAGACGCATAGag AAACGGAGACGGGAGAACCTGAAGAACATTAATGTGGACAAACTAAGAGcacctgtggtgtgtgtgctgggacaCGTGGACACAGGGAAGACCAAGATCCTCGACAAG CTGCGACACACGCACGTGCAGGACGGCGAGGCTGGCGGGATCACCCAGCAGATCGGCGCCACCAACGTTCCCTTGGAAACCGTCATCGAGCAAACCAAGATGGTGAAAAAC TTTGACAGGGAGAACATAAAGATTCCCGGAATGCTGATTATTGACACACCGGGCCACGAGTCTTTCAG CAACCTGAGGAACAGGGGGAGCTCGCTGTGCGACATCGCCGTCCTGGTGGTGGACATCATGCACGGCCTGGAGCCTCAGACCCTCGAGTCCATCAACCTGCTGAAGGAGAAGAAGTGCCCCTTCATCGTAGCCCTCAATAAG ATCGATCGTCTCTACGACTGGAAAAGGAGTCCTGACACAGACGTGGTGGCCACTCTGAAGAAGCAGAAAAAGAACACTAAGGATGAGTTTGACGAGCGGGCCAAGGCCGTGATCGTGGAGTTCGCCCAGCAG GGTCTGAATGCTGCTCTGTTCTATGAGAACAAGGACCCCCGAACCTTTGTGTCCCTGGTGCCCACTTCGGCCCACTCGGGCGACGGCATGGGCAACCTGATCGCCCTGCTGGTGGACCTCACTCAGACCATGCTGGCCCGCCGGCTGGCGCACTGTGATGAGCTCCGTGCTCAAGTCATGGAG GTCAAAGCTCTGCCCGGAATGGGCACCACAATAGACGTGATCCTGATCAACGGGTGTCTACGGGAAGGCGAGACCATCATCGTGCCGGGCGTGGAGGGGCCTATCGTCACCCAGATCCGCGGCCTGCTTCTGCCGCCGCCTCTCAAGGAGCTGCGCGTCAAG AATCAGTACGAGAAACATAAGGAGGTGTGCACGTCCCAGGGGGTGAAGATCCTGGGGAAGGACCTGGAGAAGACACTGGCAGGCCTGCCGCTGCTGGTGGCCCACAAAGAGGATGAGATCCCCGTGCTGAAG gacgaGCTGGTCCGTGAGCTGAAGCAGACTCTGAACGCCGTCAAGCTGGAGGAGAAGGGCGTGTACGTGCAGGCCTCCACGCTGGGCTCCCTGGAAGCCCTGCTGGAGTTCTTACGCACGTCCAAAGTGCCC TATGCCGGCATCAACATCGGTCCTGTGCATAAGAAAGACGTCATGAAGGCGTCTACGATGCTGGAGCACGACCCACA GTACGCGGTGATCCTGGCGTTCGACGTGAAGGTGGAGAGGGACTCCCAGGAGATGGCCGACAGCCTGGGGGTCCGCATCTTCAATGCCGAGATCATCTACCACCTGTTCGACGCCTTCACCAAGTACAGAGAGGACTAtaagaaacagaagcaggacGAGTTCAA GCATATAGCAGTGTTTCCCTGTAAGCTGAGGATCCTCCCTCAGTTCATCTTCAACTCCAGAGACCCCATCGTCATGGGCGTGTCTGTGGAGGCGGGAGTGCTGAAGACAGGCACCCCACTGTGTGTGCCCAGCaaaatg TTTGTAGACATTGGCATTGTGACCAGCATCGAGGTGAACCACAAGTCAGTGGACACAGCCAAGAAAGGCCAGGAGATCTGTGTGAAGATCGAGCCCATTCCCGGGGAGTCGCCCAAGATGTACGGCCGACACTTTGAGGCGACGGACATAATCGTTAGCAAG ATCACCCGTCAGTCCATTGACGCTCTGAAGAACTGGTTCCGGGACGAGATGCAGAAGAGTGATTGGCAGCTCATCGTGGAGTTGAAGACGACGTTTGAAATCATCTGA